One genomic segment of Pelagerythrobacter marensis includes these proteins:
- the trpS gene encoding tryptophan--tRNA ligase, whose translation MRIVSGIQPTGNLHLGNYLGAIRNWVRMQDELEEGAECLFFLADLHAISMPHEPAALHRATLEMVAALVACGIDPDRSILFNQAQVPAHAELQWLLNGTARMGWLNRMTQFKDKSGKNREGASAALFTYPVLQAADVLLYQTTHVPVGEDQKQHLELARDIAQKFNNDFASEEAPVFTLPDPITPPEAARIMSLREGSKKMSKSDPSDMARINLTDDSETIVKKIKKAKTDPEPLPSDSNGLVGRPEALNLVSIYGALSGETVDAVLARFGGQGFGVFKPALADLMVESIAPITARFRDLLEDREALDAILAKGAARARERAVPTLDAAYRALGLVRG comes from the coding sequence ATGCGCATCGTTTCCGGCATCCAGCCTACCGGCAATCTCCACCTGGGCAATTACCTGGGGGCGATCCGCAACTGGGTGCGTATGCAGGACGAGCTGGAAGAGGGGGCGGAATGCCTGTTCTTCCTGGCCGACCTGCATGCGATTTCGATGCCGCACGAACCCGCCGCGCTGCACCGCGCGACGCTGGAAATGGTCGCCGCGCTGGTCGCCTGCGGGATCGATCCCGACCGTTCGATCCTGTTCAACCAGGCTCAGGTCCCCGCCCATGCGGAACTGCAATGGCTGCTGAACGGCACCGCGCGGATGGGCTGGCTCAACCGGATGACGCAGTTCAAGGACAAGAGCGGGAAGAACCGCGAGGGCGCCAGCGCCGCGCTGTTTACCTATCCCGTGCTCCAGGCCGCCGACGTGCTGCTGTACCAGACGACGCACGTGCCCGTGGGCGAGGACCAGAAACAGCATCTGGAGCTGGCGCGCGACATCGCGCAGAAATTCAACAACGATTTCGCCAGCGAGGAAGCGCCGGTCTTCACCCTGCCCGATCCGATCACTCCGCCCGAAGCGGCGCGAATCATGAGCCTGCGCGAAGGCAGCAAGAAAATGAGCAAGTCCGATCCGTCGGACATGGCGCGCATCAACCTGACCGACGACAGCGAAACGATCGTGAAGAAGATCAAGAAGGCCAAGACGGACCCGGAGCCGCTGCCGTCCGATTCCAACGGTCTGGTCGGTCGGCCGGAGGCGCTGAACCTGGTGTCGATATATGGCGCGCTTTCGGGCGAGACGGTCGATGCAGTGCTGGCGCGTTTCGGCGGGCAGGGCTTCGGCGTGTTCAAGCCCGCGCTGGCGGACCTGATGGTCGAATCGATCGCGCCCATCACCGCGCGGTTTCGCGATCTGCTGGAAGACCGCGAAGCGCTCGATGCGATTCTGGCGAAAGGCGCGGCGCGCGCGCGGGAACGGGCCGTGCCCACGCTGGATGCAGCCTACAGGGCGCTGGGGCTGGTCCGCGGCTGA
- a CDS encoding DUF4136 domain-containing protein gives MTTDKKNWGRAIKLAAVPLLLAGLAACATPFKADVSRFQSQLPAPQGQTFAVVADDPALAGGLEFARYADFVEAEMAQLGYTQASPENATLLVRFDYGVDNGRERVHSTPTYRDPFYDPWYGFSRRPIYYRTPRGYRVAYMPSRSWGYGFYDPWFGGRDVRSYTVYTSGIDLKIDRTADGERLFEGKAEALSTSNRLQYLVPNLVDAMFTDFPGNSGETVRISIKPEGEKTVRAID, from the coding sequence ATGACCACCGACAAGAAGAACTGGGGTCGCGCGATAAAACTGGCCGCTGTTCCGCTGCTCCTGGCCGGGCTGGCCGCTTGTGCCACGCCTTTCAAGGCCGACGTTTCGCGGTTCCAGTCGCAGCTTCCCGCGCCGCAGGGCCAGACTTTCGCGGTCGTGGCCGACGATCCGGCGCTGGCCGGCGGTCTCGAATTCGCCCGCTATGCCGACTTCGTGGAAGCGGAGATGGCGCAACTCGGCTATACCCAGGCTTCGCCCGAGAATGCGACGCTGCTGGTCCGGTTCGACTATGGCGTCGATAACGGGCGCGAGCGGGTGCATTCCACGCCCACTTACCGCGATCCGTTCTACGACCCGTGGTACGGTTTTTCGCGCCGGCCAATCTATTACCGGACACCGCGCGGCTATCGCGTGGCCTATATGCCGAGCCGTTCGTGGGGCTACGGCTTCTACGATCCGTGGTTCGGCGGGCGCGATGTGCGCAGCTACACCGTCTATACCAGCGGGATCGATCTGAAGATCGACCGCACTGCGGATGGCGAGCGTCTGTTCGAAGGCAAGGCGGAAGCGCTCTCGACCTCCAACCGCCTGCAGTATCTCGTGCCCAACCTGGTCGATGCCATGTTCACCGATTTTCCCGGCAATTCGGGCGAGACGGTCCGCATTTCGATCAAGCCGGAAGGCGAGAAGACGGTGCGCGCGATCGACTGA
- the dut gene encoding dUTP diphosphatase produces the protein MSDTVPVRIKRLPHGEGLELPRYATDGAAGMDVVAAEDLTLAPGARHAVATGLALAIPPGYEVQVRPRSGLALKHGISVPNAPGTIDSDYRGELKVILINHGNEPFAITRGDRVAQIVLAPVTRASWDEVKDLDQTARGAGGFGSTGGHAALG, from the coding sequence ATGAGCGATACTGTTCCCGTACGAATCAAGCGCCTGCCCCACGGCGAGGGGCTGGAACTGCCGCGCTATGCCACGGACGGGGCCGCCGGGATGGATGTCGTCGCGGCGGAGGACCTGACGCTGGCACCCGGCGCGCGGCACGCAGTCGCGACCGGCCTCGCCCTCGCCATTCCGCCCGGTTACGAAGTCCAGGTCCGCCCCCGTTCCGGCCTTGCGCTCAAACACGGGATTTCAGTCCCCAACGCCCCGGGCACGATCGATTCGGATTACCGCGGCGAACTGAAGGTCATTCTGATCAACCACGGCAACGAACCCTTTGCGATAACGCGCGGCGACCGCGTGGCGCAGATCGTGCTCGCGCCGGTGACCCGCGCGTCGTGGGACGAAGTGAAGGATCTGGACCAGACCGCCCGCGGGGCCGGCGGTTTCGGTTCCACCGGCGGCCACGCCGCGCTGGGCTGA
- the coaBC gene encoding bifunctional phosphopantothenoylcysteine decarboxylase/phosphopantothenate--cysteine ligase CoaBC, producing MTGDSTAQAPRILLVVGGGIAAYKACELVRLIRKGGASVTCVVTEGGQQFVTPMTLAALSENPVYTTLWDLRNEAEMGHIQLSREADLVVVCPASADLLAKMAAGLADDLATTLILATDKPVMAVPAMNVRMWQHAATQRNVAWLRGSGVEVLEPDEGPMACGEYGPGRLPEPEAIWAAVTARLGADRASHPLSGQPDFDTAPDHRPLYGRHVLVTAGPTHEPIDPVRYIANRSSGKQGFAIAAAAAEAGARVTLVAGPVALETPHGVDRIDVESAREMAEAVDGALPADVAIMVAAVADWRTRDVAGQKMKKARSGLPELVLAENPDILAGLAAGEARPGLLIGFAAETENVVDNAKAKRERKDADWIVANDVSGERQDSVMGGDHNLAHIVTAAGVETLDRMPKTELARALMARVAQHLEPDDSE from the coding sequence ATGACCGGTGACAGCACAGCCCAGGCACCGCGCATATTGCTCGTCGTCGGCGGGGGCATTGCCGCCTACAAGGCCTGCGAACTGGTTCGCCTGATCCGCAAGGGCGGCGCCTCGGTCACCTGCGTCGTGACCGAAGGCGGGCAACAGTTCGTGACCCCGATGACGCTCGCCGCGCTGTCGGAAAACCCGGTCTATACCACGCTGTGGGATCTCAGGAACGAAGCCGAGATGGGCCATATCCAGCTCAGCCGCGAGGCCGATCTGGTCGTCGTCTGCCCGGCGAGCGCAGACCTGCTGGCGAAGATGGCCGCCGGGCTGGCAGACGATCTTGCCACCACGCTGATCCTCGCGACGGACAAGCCGGTGATGGCCGTGCCCGCGATGAATGTGCGGATGTGGCAGCATGCGGCGACGCAGCGCAACGTGGCGTGGCTGCGCGGAAGCGGGGTGGAGGTGCTCGAACCCGACGAAGGGCCGATGGCCTGCGGCGAGTACGGCCCCGGCCGCCTGCCCGAACCGGAAGCGATCTGGGCCGCCGTCACTGCGCGCCTGGGTGCCGACCGGGCTTCGCACCCGCTATCGGGGCAGCCCGATTTCGATACCGCGCCCGATCATCGCCCGCTCTATGGCCGCCACGTGCTGGTGACCGCCGGGCCGACGCACGAACCGATCGACCCGGTCCGCTATATCGCCAACCGCTCGAGCGGGAAGCAGGGCTTCGCCATTGCCGCCGCTGCGGCAGAGGCGGGCGCACGGGTGACGCTGGTGGCCGGCCCGGTCGCGCTGGAAACCCCGCACGGGGTGGACCGGATCGACGTGGAATCGGCACGCGAAATGGCCGAGGCGGTCGATGGCGCGCTGCCCGCCGACGTCGCGATCATGGTCGCCGCCGTTGCCGACTGGCGCACGCGCGATGTCGCGGGGCAGAAGATGAAGAAGGCCCGATCCGGCCTGCCCGAACTGGTGCTGGCGGAAAACCCCGACATTCTGGCCGGGCTGGCGGCGGGCGAGGCGCGGCCCGGCCTGCTGATCGGCTTTGCCGCCGAGACCGAGAATGTCGTCGACAACGCGAAGGCGAAGCGCGAACGCAAGGACGCCGACTGGATCGTCGCGAACGACGTTTCGGGCGAGCGGCAGGACAGCGTGATGGGCGGCGACCACAACCTGGCGCATATCGTCACCGCCGCGGGCGTCGAAACGCTCGACCGAATGCCGAAAACCGAACTGGCCCGTGCCCTGATGGCGCGGGTCGCGCAGCACCTGGAGCCGGACGACAGCGAATGA
- a CDS encoding DUF4345 family protein → MRILLTALIFVGGLFYLVTGLGFLVDPVNSGTTFGLKAAGPDGLSTMRADMTAFFVIGAVCMLFGAWRRNGDVLLVPAGLFGIALLGRIVSVAADGTEPGFWLPMAVEAVTVIVLLVASRVLPHPAT, encoded by the coding sequence ATGCGGATCTTGCTGACGGCGCTCATTTTCGTGGGCGGATTGTTCTATCTGGTCACCGGCCTGGGCTTTCTGGTCGATCCGGTCAATTCGGGCACGACCTTCGGCCTCAAGGCCGCCGGGCCGGATGGCCTTTCGACGATGCGGGCGGACATGACCGCGTTCTTCGTGATCGGGGCGGTATGTATGCTGTTCGGCGCGTGGCGGCGGAACGGCGACGTTCTGCTGGTGCCGGCGGGGCTGTTCGGCATTGCCCTGCTGGGCCGGATCGTCAGCGTCGCGGCTGATGGGACGGAACCGGGATTCTGGCTACCGATGGCGGTGGAAGCGGTCACGGTGATCGTGCTGCTGGTGGCAAGCCGTGTGTTGCCGCATCCGGCGACCTGA
- the ubiB gene encoding 2-polyprenylphenol 6-hydroxylase yields the protein MTKPATHIFRLLKWGRTLARHGALRGIENDPNTPGPVKRLARVARFGTFQPRQPDYAGAFRAIGPAAIKLGQSLATRPDLVGEDAAHNLLALQDSLPPVPYPQIEQAISASFGQPVDMLFAQIDPVPVGAASIAQVHRAVTTDGRQVAIKVLRPGIRERFARDIQTYEWAAAHLEALGGEATRLRPRLTIANFKRWTNRELDLRREAASASELAETMHGVERYCIPSVDWDRTNGRVMTVEWIDGIKISDREALIAAGHDLPDLARRLVLAFLRQAISAGFFHADMHQGNLFVQADGTIVAIDFGIMGRIDRRARQWLAEILYGLTTGNYRRVAEIHFEAQYVPSYHSVDEFATALRAVGEPMRGKPVSELSVGQMLDGLFAITRDFDMQTQPHLLLLQKTMVMVEGIATQLDPEINMWDVSAPFVRNWIRDELGPEAALADRIREDTATLLRIPDLVRRIEDRYPARGGAPEPPPLPPIELMWQRRERKRRGWPGYLLAALIGGGATWGAMALGWIG from the coding sequence ATGACCAAGCCTGCCACCCATATCTTCCGCCTGCTGAAATGGGGCCGCACGCTCGCGCGGCACGGCGCGCTGCGCGGGATCGAGAACGATCCCAATACCCCCGGCCCGGTCAAGCGGCTGGCGCGGGTGGCGCGGTTCGGCACGTTCCAGCCGCGTCAGCCCGACTATGCCGGGGCTTTCCGCGCGATCGGGCCCGCCGCGATCAAGCTGGGCCAGTCGCTGGCCACCCGGCCCGACCTGGTGGGCGAGGATGCCGCACACAACCTTCTCGCGCTGCAGGACAGCCTGCCGCCGGTGCCCTATCCGCAGATCGAACAGGCGATTTCGGCGAGCTTCGGCCAGCCGGTCGACATGCTGTTTGCGCAGATCGATCCGGTGCCGGTGGGTGCGGCGTCGATCGCCCAGGTCCACCGCGCGGTAACCACCGATGGGCGCCAGGTCGCGATCAAGGTGCTGCGGCCGGGCATTCGCGAACGCTTCGCGCGCGACATCCAGACATACGAATGGGCCGCCGCGCATCTTGAGGCGCTGGGCGGCGAAGCCACGCGCCTGCGCCCGCGCCTGACGATCGCCAATTTCAAACGCTGGACCAATCGCGAGCTGGACTTGCGGCGCGAGGCAGCTTCGGCAAGCGAGCTGGCCGAAACGATGCACGGCGTCGAACGGTACTGCATCCCGTCGGTCGACTGGGATCGGACCAATGGCCGGGTGATGACCGTCGAATGGATCGACGGGATCAAGATCTCCGACCGCGAGGCGCTGATCGCGGCGGGCCACGATCTGCCCGATCTCGCCCGGCGGCTGGTGCTCGCCTTCCTGCGCCAGGCGATCAGCGCGGGCTTCTTCCACGCCGACATGCATCAGGGGAACCTGTTCGTTCAGGCCGATGGCACGATCGTCGCGATCGATTTCGGCATCATGGGCCGGATCGACCGGCGCGCGCGCCAGTGGCTGGCGGAAATTCTCTATGGCCTGACCACCGGCAATTATCGCCGCGTGGCCGAAATCCATTTCGAAGCGCAGTATGTGCCAAGCTACCATTCGGTGGACGAGTTCGCGACCGCGCTGCGCGCCGTGGGGGAACCGATGCGCGGCAAGCCGGTGAGCGAGCTGAGCGTGGGCCAGATGCTCGACGGACTGTTCGCGATCACCCGCGATTTCGACATGCAGACGCAGCCGCACCTGCTGCTGCTGCAGAAAACGATGGTCATGGTCGAAGGGATCGCGACCCAGCTCGATCCCGAAATCAACATGTGGGACGTTTCGGCGCCTTTCGTGCGGAACTGGATTCGCGACGAGCTGGGGCCGGAGGCAGCGCTGGCCGACCGGATTCGCGAAGACACCGCGACCCTGCTGCGCATTCCCGACCTCGTGCGGCGGATAGAGGACCGCTACCCCGCACGTGGCGGCGCGCCCGAACCGCCCCCGCTGCCGCCGATCGAGCTGATGTGGCAACGGCGCGAGCGCAAGCGGCGCGGCTGGCCCGGCTACCTGCTCGCCGCGCTGATCGGCGGCGGTGCGACCTGGGGCGCAATGGCGCTGGGCTGGATCGGCTGA
- a CDS encoding class I SAM-dependent methyltransferase → MSELDGERVSFGYEDVPPEEKAARVGAVFSSVATKYDVMNDAMSGGMHRLWKDRFVRRVKPQPGEAILDMAGGTGDIAFRMAERGAEVTVADINQDMLDVGIERAIERGLTGLAWSCQNAEELGYPRAMFDAYTIAFGIRNVTRIDRALAEAHRVLKYGGRFYCLEFSTTEWPGFKEAYDLYSHHLVPQIGKAIAGDADSYRYLIESIRRFPPMPEFEGMIRDAGFAQTRVEPIMGGLVAIHSGWKV, encoded by the coding sequence ATGAGCGAACTGGATGGCGAGCGGGTTTCCTTCGGTTACGAAGACGTACCCCCCGAGGAAAAGGCCGCCCGCGTGGGCGCGGTCTTTTCCAGCGTGGCGACGAAGTACGACGTGATGAACGATGCCATGTCGGGCGGGATGCACCGCCTGTGGAAGGACCGCTTCGTCCGCCGGGTGAAGCCGCAACCGGGCGAGGCGATCCTCGATATGGCCGGCGGCACCGGCGACATCGCCTTCCGCATGGCCGAACGCGGCGCCGAAGTGACGGTGGCCGATATCAATCAGGACATGCTCGACGTCGGGATCGAACGGGCGATCGAACGCGGCCTGACCGGCCTTGCCTGGTCGTGCCAGAATGCGGAGGAGCTTGGCTATCCGCGCGCCATGTTCGATGCCTATACGATCGCCTTCGGCATTCGTAACGTCACCCGGATCGACAGGGCGCTGGCGGAGGCGCACCGCGTGCTGAAGTACGGCGGTCGTTTCTATTGCCTGGAATTTTCGACCACCGAATGGCCGGGGTTCAAGGAAGCGTACGATCTCTATTCGCACCACCTCGTCCCCCAGATCGGCAAGGCCATCGCCGGTGATGCGGACAGCTATCGCTATCTGATCGAATCGATCCGCCGCTTCCCCCCGATGCCGGAATTCGAAGGCATGATCCGCGACGCGGGTTTCGCGCAGACGCGGGTGGAGCCGATCATGGGCGGATTGGTCGCGATCCATTCGGGGTGGAAGGTGTGA
- the mutM gene encoding bifunctional DNA-formamidopyrimidine glycosylase/DNA-(apurinic or apyrimidinic site) lyase: MPELPEVETTVRGLARYLEGERIVRVAVNRPDMRRPFPPELVQMLTGARVTGLARRAKFGLIHTDRDRTLVFHLGMSGRWRIDPEGADKHDHLVLETADHRFALNDARRFGWVDLVATDALDSVPTFAAMGPEPLGPGLSAGHLLRALAGRKQAIKLLLLDQRIVAGLGNIYVCEALFRARIDPRKAGGRVSRAALDRLVPAIREVLEQSIADGGSTLRDYARPDGELGYFATRFDVYGREGESCRRCEGGTVRRVAQGGRSTWFCPRCQR, from the coding sequence ATGCCCGAACTGCCCGAAGTCGAAACCACCGTGCGCGGCCTTGCCCGCTACCTCGAAGGGGAACGGATCGTGCGCGTGGCGGTCAACCGGCCCGACATGCGCCGCCCGTTCCCGCCGGAACTGGTCCAGATGCTGACGGGCGCGCGGGTGACCGGCCTCGCCCGCCGGGCGAAATTCGGCCTGATCCACACCGACCGCGACCGGACGCTGGTGTTCCATCTGGGGATGAGCGGGCGCTGGCGGATCGATCCTGAGGGGGCGGACAAGCACGATCATCTGGTGCTCGAAACCGCCGATCATCGCTTCGCACTCAACGATGCGCGCCGGTTCGGCTGGGTCGATCTGGTCGCCACCGATGCTCTCGACAGTGTTCCCACCTTTGCCGCGATGGGCCCGGAGCCGCTCGGCCCGGGTCTCAGTGCAGGGCATCTGCTGCGCGCGCTGGCTGGCCGCAAGCAGGCGATCAAGCTCCTGCTGCTGGATCAGCGAATCGTGGCCGGGCTGGGCAATATCTATGTCTGCGAGGCGCTGTTTCGCGCGCGGATCGATCCGCGCAAGGCGGGGGGCAGGGTTTCGCGCGCCGCGCTGGACCGGCTCGTACCCGCAATTCGCGAAGTGCTGGAACAATCGATTGCCGATGGCGGCTCCACCTTGCGCGATTATGCCCGGCCCGATGGCGAGCTAGGCTATTTCGCAACCCGGTTCGACGTCTATGGGCGCGAGGGGGAATCGTGCCGGCGTTGCGAGGGCGGGACCGTGCGCCGCGTGGCCCAGGGCGGACGCAGCACATGGTTCTGTCCGCGATGCCAGCGCTGA
- the rpsT gene encoding 30S ribosomal protein S20, whose amino-acid sequence MANTPQAKKRIRRNERRAEINGARMSRIRNFVKKAETAIEGGDKTAAAEALRAAQPELARGVARGVIHKNTAARKLSRLSKRVAAL is encoded by the coding sequence ATGGCCAACACGCCGCAAGCCAAAAAGCGCATCCGCCGCAACGAACGTCGCGCAGAAATCAACGGTGCGCGCATGAGCCGCATCCGCAACTTCGTAAAGAAGGCCGAGACCGCGATCGAAGGTGGTGACAAGACCGCCGCTGCCGAAGCGCTCCGCGCGGCGCAGCCCGAACTGGCGCGCGGCGTGGCCCGCGGGGTGATCCACAAGAACACCGCCGCGCGCAAGCTGTCGCGTTTGTCCAAGCGGGTCGCAGCGCTCTGA